The proteins below are encoded in one region of Virgibacillus dokdonensis:
- a CDS encoding deoxynucleoside kinase → MNAREKYHIPHDSIITIAGTVGVGKSTMTNALAKALNFKTSYEKVDTNPYLEKFYGDFERWSFHLQIYFLAERFKEQKKIFEYGGGFIQDRSIYEDTGIFAKMHYDNGTMSKTDYETYTNLFEAMVMTPYFPHPDLLIYLEGSFEAIIERIHERGREMEKNTDISYWKELYYRYQEWINNFNACPILRIDIADYDLMKKENSIEPILERVGHFIQQSRRWKSRDRV, encoded by the coding sequence ATGAACGCAAGAGAAAAATATCACATCCCTCATGATAGCATTATTACGATCGCAGGTACGGTCGGGGTCGGAAAGTCAACGATGACAAACGCTCTAGCAAAAGCATTAAACTTTAAAACATCGTACGAAAAAGTAGATACAAATCCATATTTAGAAAAGTTTTATGGTGATTTTGAAAGATGGAGTTTTCATCTACAAATTTATTTTTTAGCAGAACGGTTTAAAGAACAGAAAAAAATCTTTGAATATGGGGGTGGCTTTATTCAAGACCGCTCTATCTATGAAGATACAGGCATTTTTGCAAAAATGCATTACGATAATGGAACAATGTCCAAAACTGATTATGAAACTTACACGAACTTATTTGAAGCAATGGTCATGACCCCGTATTTCCCACATCCTGACCTACTTATTTATTTAGAAGGTTCATTCGAAGCGATTATTGAAAGAATTCATGAACGTGGACGGGAAATGGAAAAGAACACGGATATTTCCTATTGGAAAGAATTGTATTATCGTTATCAAGAATGGATTAATAACTTCAACGCTTGCCCTATCCTGCGAATCGATATAGCTGATTATGACTTGATGAAAAAAGAAAACTCAATTGAACCTATTCTAGAGCGTGTCGGCCATTTTATCCAGCAATCTCGTCGTTGGAAATCTCGTGACCGTGTATAA
- a CDS encoding deoxynucleoside kinase, whose protein sequence is MAHVPFIAIEGPIGIGKTSLAEKLSAHFQFQLLKEIVEENPFLGKFYENIEEWSFQTEMFFLCNRFKQLEDIDKQYLRNGKSVVADYHISKNMIFAKRTLPEDKFDKYEKIYHILTADMPVPNMMIYLHASLDTILERIRKRGREMEQNIQAPYLEQLAADYEDFMNQFEKLHPNIPVIRIDGDKVDFICYQQHLDQIMEQVSMNLKQLNCK, encoded by the coding sequence ATGGCACACGTACCATTTATCGCTATTGAAGGACCAATTGGTATAGGGAAAACCTCCCTTGCTGAAAAATTGTCCGCCCATTTTCAATTTCAGTTGCTAAAAGAAATCGTTGAAGAAAATCCATTTCTAGGAAAATTTTACGAAAATATTGAGGAGTGGAGTTTTCAAACAGAAATGTTCTTTTTATGCAATCGATTTAAGCAACTAGAAGACATTGACAAACAATACTTACGCAACGGAAAATCTGTCGTTGCTGATTATCATATATCAAAAAACATGATTTTTGCCAAGCGTACTTTACCCGAAGATAAATTCGATAAATACGAGAAAATTTATCATATTTTAACAGCAGATATGCCTGTACCGAATATGATGATTTATTTGCATGCAAGTTTAGATACCATTTTAGAACGCATCCGAAAACGTGGCAGGGAAATGGAACAAAACATACAAGCACCTTACTTGGAACAGCTTGCAGCGGATTATGAAGACTTTATGAATCAATTTGAAAAACTGCACCCAAATATTCCAGTTATTCGTATTGATGGAGACAAGGTAGATTTTATTTGTTATCAACAACATTTAGATCAGATTATGGAACAAGTGTCCATGAATTTGAAGCAACTGAACTGCAAATAA
- a CDS encoding MurR/RpiR family transcriptional regulator yields the protein MKLETLINKNYEKLNRNDLQVLQYILSHRESCYDLSIVELANACFASRSSIHRLTKKLGFSGYSEFRVFLKWEGETKHPTDDLMESFHSDVAHTLKNLESVDFDSISKLLYQAGRIYIHGTGTAQLMCAKDCQRMFSIIETFIILIHDQVEFEAMYRGMQDTDVVLIISLSGDTPTLIPNIKQLNAKGIDVITITNLKNNKLAQMSPNNIYATTTPGATKEGTEITSFVPFYIAIETMYRKYIEYKGKQEEINDI from the coding sequence ATGAAACTAGAAACATTAATTAATAAAAATTACGAAAAATTAAACAGAAATGATCTGCAGGTTCTCCAATACATACTGAGCCATCGGGAGTCGTGCTATGATTTAAGTATTGTCGAATTAGCAAATGCTTGTTTTGCCTCTCGTTCTTCCATTCATCGACTAACGAAGAAACTTGGCTTTAGTGGCTATAGCGAATTTAGAGTTTTTTTAAAGTGGGAAGGAGAAACAAAACATCCCACAGATGACCTTATGGAGTCATTCCATTCAGATGTAGCGCACACGCTAAAGAACTTGGAATCCGTTGATTTTGATTCTATTAGCAAGTTATTATACCAAGCAGGGAGAATCTATATACATGGTACAGGAACCGCTCAATTAATGTGTGCCAAAGACTGTCAACGTATGTTTTCTATTATTGAGACATTTATTATCCTTATTCACGACCAAGTGGAATTCGAAGCGATGTATAGGGGGATGCAAGATACGGATGTGGTCCTAATTATTTCTTTATCTGGTGATACACCAACGCTAATTCCAAATATTAAACAGCTAAATGCCAAAGGGATTGATGTCATTACAATCACTAATTTAAAAAATAATAAACTCGCACAAATGTCCCCTAACAACATATATGCCACAACAACACCTGGAGCAACCAAGGAGGGAACAGAAATCACTTCATTTGTCCCGTTCTATATTGCTATTGAAACGATGTACCGTAAATATATCGAGTACAAGGGAAAACAAGAAGAAATAAACGATATATAG
- a CDS encoding pentapeptide repeat-containing protein — MSKVKIEKPNIYFDLPTTSLQDIFENGDPSLRHCTVSTCSAEMKNYDRTDFSQVVFKQVKLNGSSFKNVELTDVIFDNCDLSNVDFLGAIIHRVEFKDTKMVGVNLADATLRNVRFENSIIHLSSFNYSSPKQIIFDHCSLKGADFYACKFNKVQFQHCDINEVNFSQTPLKNVDLSNSTFERLIVSLDELEGCIISSEQAVAFAAMLGLKVKE, encoded by the coding sequence ATGTCAAAAGTAAAGATTGAAAAACCAAATATTTATTTCGATTTACCTACCACCTCTCTTCAAGATATATTTGAAAACGGGGACCCTTCTCTACGTCATTGCACAGTTTCTACTTGCTCTGCTGAAATGAAAAACTATGATCGTACAGATTTTTCGCAAGTCGTTTTTAAACAGGTCAAATTAAATGGATCCTCATTCAAAAACGTAGAATTAACAGACGTTATTTTTGATAACTGTGATCTGTCCAACGTAGATTTTTTAGGGGCGATTATTCATCGTGTAGAATTCAAAGACACAAAGATGGTCGGGGTGAACTTAGCCGACGCCACGTTAAGAAATGTGCGTTTTGAAAATAGTATCATCCATTTAAGCTCTTTTAATTATAGTAGTCCGAAACAGATCATTTTTGATCATTGCTCTTTAAAAGGTGCGGACTTTTATGCATGTAAATTTAATAAAGTTCAATTCCAGCACTGTGATATAAACGAAGTCAATTTTTCGCAAACACCACTAAAGAATGTAGACCTGAGTAATTCTACTTTTGAAAGACTAATTGTCTCTTTAGACGAACTGGAAGGTTGTATTATTTCTTCAGAACAGGCAGTAGCATTTGCCGCAATGTTAGGTTTAAAAGTAAAAGAATAG